In one Lolium rigidum isolate FL_2022 chromosome 3, APGP_CSIRO_Lrig_0.1, whole genome shotgun sequence genomic region, the following are encoded:
- the LOC124695846 gene encoding cysteine-rich repeat secretory protein 38-like produces MPIPEATFLLLLLAASQAAAGSIDAPAASCSGARSFAADSPFASNLHQLMSLLATKAPAIGFDIATSGGDGDESVHGLALCRGDVARETCAECIRSARAHAQRLCSSKKEAVVWLDACTLRYSAEPFFGEPDSEHTAFVPGNVVQSAARSAELDEEVAGMMKKLTRTAYLSPLLFAAGAADAIGGTHRLHGLAQCTKDLSGGDCKLCLEAAIAKLAARGCAKEGGKVLGGSCSLRYELYPLFDS; encoded by the coding sequence ATGCCGATTCCTGAGGCCACATTCCTTCTCCTCCTGCTCGCCGCCTCCCAGGCGGCGGCCGGCTCCATCGACGCACCCGCCGCGTCGTGCTCCGGCGCCCGTAGCTTCGCCGCGGACAGCCCCTTCGCTAGCAACCTGCACCAGCTCATGTCCCTCCTGGCGACCAAGGCCCCAGCCATCGGCTTCGACATCGCAAcgtccggcggcgacggcgacgagagcGTGCACGGCCTGGCCCTCTGCCGCGGCGACGTCGCCAGGGAGACGTGCGCCGAGTGCATCCGCTCCGCGAGAGCTCACGCCCAGCGCCTCTGCTCGTCCAAGAAGGAAGCCGTCGTTTGGCTCGACGCCTGCACGCTACGGTACTCCGCCGAGCCCTTCTTCGGCGAGCCTGACAGCGAGCACACCGCCTTCGTGCCGGGAAACGTCGTCCAGAGCGCGGCGAGATCGGCGGAGCTCGACGAGGAGGTCGCCGGCATGATGAAGAAGCTCACTAGGACGGCGTACCTCTCGCCGCTGCTGTTCGCCGCCGGGGCGGCCGACGCAATCGGGGGGACGCACAGGCTGCACGGGCTGGCCCAGTGCACCAAGGACCTCTCCGGCGGGGACTGCAAGCTATGCCTTGAAGCCGCCATTGCTAAACTGGCGGCGAGGGGATGCGCCAAGGAGGGAGGGAAAGTGCTAGGTGGAAGTTGCAGCTTGAGATATGagctgtatcccttgtttgattcCTAG